The following DNA comes from Castanea sativa cultivar Marrone di Chiusa Pesio chromosome 10, ASM4071231v1.
TCCATCTTAAtgtatatcttttaagtatatttatgcatatgcatggagttacaaACTAGTATTCTTAACGAagacatataatataaattgtCTACCTTATcataactataaaataaaaaaacttattaaaaaataaaaacactaatgaatcactataaataaaaaaacaaaaataaataaatggtacTTTGTCATGAACAAATAAATGGTTCTGTTAACGGTGTCCTTAAGGCATTTGTTAAtggaagatttttttaaaaaaattgatactacttttatggaaaatataaaaagttataaaaaaaaaaacagttatttttctcttttatctatattactatttaaggaGTTTCCCTCATTTGAGATCTTcatttatgtggttcaaaaatacatCTTCACTTTaagtttaaatagagacaaaaattAAGGATGATGcggtaaaaatatatatttaactcTCACATAAAGCTActcattttcaaaatcctaTATTTTAGCCTCTCTTATATCTTCCATTTTCaatattgaaatttaagttctcttcctttttttttttctttttttttttctttttccttatttcgAAAATGAAATGGCCGCATACTtatcatcaaaattttaaaagtttgacacatttttttcctaaaaattagtaTACACAATCTCTATTTAAATGACTCCCACACATTTGATACAtgttttcctaaaaattagtaCACATcatctctatttaaatatatctcatacatctcttttcaatttctttgcATGGACCTTTGGATTGCATCAACTTTTTGCTTACATCATCACTATCTTCAATTTCAATAAGGTTTGTTTCCTTTGACATTGttgatattattaattttttagtttgtttattttagtttccataattttttaataatctcacgctttttttaaaaatattttcttctttatctctTTCTCAAGTTTATTTCCACAGTTTCTTTGATctccacaatttttttctcacttcaTTACTAGGGTTGTCTACGAGTTGGGTCGAATCGAGTTTGGGCTCAACCTGCATCCAACCCGACTTGGTTGGGTGGAGTTGCCATCAACTTGCCACCGATCGAGAGACTAGTAGGATCAGGCGGACCAAACCTTCAATGGGTGGCAGGCAGGTTGATCAAAGTCAAAGTTCTGAGAAAACGGTGAGATTTCACCTGATCTGACGAAAAATCTCATCGGATTCTATGAAATTTTGCCAGATCTAGTCAAAATCTCACCGAATCTACTTGATATCTCGTTGGAATCTGGAAATTTTTCACCATAATCTAGGTATTTTTGCTGGAATCTAGGTACTTTTCACTGGAATCTTGAAATTTTCCACTGGAAATTCTTAGTATGTCGATTGGTTTGGGGAGGGAAACCAAAACCGACCCACCGGAGTTAGTTTCTAGTGGTGAAGTCCCGTCGCCGACTATCGGAGTAGTCAAGTCAGCTAGCGTCAGATCAGATCCAAAAGGTTTCTTTGGGTGGGTCGGGTCTTCAGATGGATTTGGACAACTCTATTCAttaccatttttcttttcaaagagGTATGTTTCCTATACATGGAGTAAATATGAGATTGTGAGGATTCAAGATACGTTTGGGCAAATTGTTATCTTCTTGACTtaattagttttatattttgagaaaaagattTAATTAGTTGAAAGTGTATAGTTCTCTTCTATATCGACAGTTTTAAAGTCAAATGATGAAGAGGAATTATTAACACCAATGTGATTGTGTTTATATTTAGATACATGTTGTTTTAGTTTGGtatattcatttatttccttttcaaGAACTCCATCTATACATCTTTACAATTTGGGTgtagagaggtgctacgtccacaacatttttacaatattttcacaacaaatcataggtggttagttgttcttgttcaaatttgaatctaacactaagattacttctttgcccaacaataacaaccagtaacaacctgccacttaagatttgttgtaaaaatgttgtgaaaatgttgagggcatatcatttctctttggGTGAAACCTTGGAAAAGTGTTATTTTTTGCAATCAAAGGTTAATGTGAATTCTGCGttgtgttaaaacttaaaagagataaattaatgaaaaattataacactaaaccaaaaaaaaaaatcaatgcccataatattttcacaacaaattctaagcaGCAAAtcgttattagttattacaaaCAAGCCAAAATAAGAATTTAAGttacaaattcaaattataaccaataacaatttacaacttatgatttgttatgaaagtattataaaaaaattgcaaaaataacacttctaaataaaaataaaaagagcatCATTGCTTGCGCGAATCGTGTGCGCTGAGGCTAATATCAGTTAagaagtttctaaaaatatttcattttaacttaaaactttgtttccataaataaaaaagcctAATAAAGCCACCGTTCGTGTCACAAACACCTTCCCAGTAGGCGAGTGAGTTCTGGTCTTTTTCATTAGGCCGCAAAAGTCGGTGTGTCCCAAATCCCAATAAGTATATACTTTTAAATAGTACAACATACTAGCATAGTATATACCTTTTACTTTTCTCTctcaatcacaattttttttctttctttctttcattctttcgCTTTTTACTGTTTGATTTCTCATCTCAACAAATTTAGGGTTTCGTTCCCAATTTCGATTTCTCCTCGGTGAGTTCCGATCACTATTTTTTccaattcttaattttttttagtgttacatttaattatattattggaTTGCTATttattacttgaatttttttttttttaaatgaagaagatttaagaaattcaaacatgGATAAtcaatttcaaacattttttttaagcttagTATTATCAAGTTCTTAATTGGGGTGTTGGTGTTTGTTTCTGCGATCTGATGTAATGTGCTGTGCAAGATCACTTTTTGTTGTGGGGATTCAATTGGGTCTATGATCAATAGCTTAGGAATTTGATGAAGCCAACATTTGATTTGATTAGGAATCTGGTACAATTCATGCATGCAATCGAGAATTTTATGGACATGAACTGTTGTAATTACATGGGTTCCGgttagttcaattggtaaaCTCTCTTGTGATCAGACAACAAACTTGGTTTCAGATTCTGATATGGATTGGTGTCTTGGCTTTAGCAATCATCCTGGATCGGACTGTAGGTTTCAAATCTAAATGTCTTCTAATGAAGTATAATTTTCatgaatattttagaaattgcAACTACTTGTTCAAACTTTCTGAATTTTCTAGTCGAAAGATGGTTTTAAATATGTTTAACTTCATAATTGGATGACATGCTAATGTCCGTTCGAGTACTTTCATGATTACTTGAATTTATTTCCACTTACAGTGAATCTATAATGTATACAATTTGTTATGGCttaaaactttgaatttttgtttcgTTGAAGTTTATTTATTGTTGTGCTGTATAGTGTATATACTAATATGgattttcttttcataaaatattttgaagggAACGGTGATCTTTTTTAATGAACTGAAGCAATGAAGCAAGGAGTATCTTCCCTGAATCCATACGCAGCATCGTACATTCCACTTTCCAAAAGAAATGCAAATGATAGAACTTTTGAGACAGCAAAAGATTCTAGAAGCGGCAATGAGTCTTCTCGGTTTGTAACCCCTGAGCAACTCCATTACAGAGCTTATTATGACTCCAATGCTTATGGAACTGAAAAAGCCCCTGTTCCTGAAGTGTCTACATTGAAGAGTCACCATGCCCATGGTTATGGTTCATCACCACAAAATTTAAATCAAGCGGCAGATAAGCAGATGCTAGATGAATTTGACATTGATTTGGAATATcttcagatgtcatttcctgGTATATCCGATCAG
Coding sequences within:
- the LOC142614231 gene encoding polyadenylate-binding protein-interacting protein 5 isoform X2; the encoded protein is MKQGVSSLNPYAASYIPLSKRNANDRTFETAKDSRSGNESSRFVTPEQLHYRAYYDSNAYGTEKAPVPEVSTLKSHHAHGYGSSPQNLNQAADKQMLDEFDIDLEYLQMSFPGISDQSLTDVYAANRGDLEATVDMLNQLEVYNVTLLSLLKVFQTLWTLEMFQNLDLQLIVHH
- the LOC142614231 gene encoding polyadenylate-binding protein-interacting protein 5 isoform X1, yielding MKQGVSSLNPYAASYIPLSKRNANDRTFETAKDSRSGNESSRFVTPEQLHYRAYYDSNAYGTEKAPVPEVSTLKSHHAHGYGSSPQNLNQAADKQMLDEFDIDLEYLQMSFPGISDQSLTDVYAANRGDLEATVDMLNQLECYTVESSESLPDTLDIGDVSEFGSSADRASLKLKTVEGEASAASSSS